In Leishmania braziliensis MHOM/BR/75/M2904 complete genome, chromosome 23, one genomic interval encodes:
- a CDS encoding cytosolic leucyl aminopeptidase, with the protein MGAQCTVRDYRLAVTAAVRKAKMCRAAWVSLHPPKQDIFTMTDPYHPPQRLQSQEVVEKTATFAVTGAYQYDRLKSSILAAADGSEKRSTRARRVESQANPASTPQPPMELVVASSNAQAVRTGEVIGHCVNDARNLGNLREDEGVPEFYVEWAKKYIIPEGIKVRKVLRGQQLEEAGLHLMYNVGRGSRYEPYLMVLEYVGNGRSSATTALVGKGVTFDCGGLNVKPYTSMETMHTDMMGAATALSTLKAIAKLQLPINVVAAVGLVENAIGPDSYHPSSIITSLKGLTVEVLNTDAEGRLVLADVLTYVQKYAPLEKKPTRIIDLATLTGAVVVSLGSRRAGLFSPSMTLANSLMSTGTRCGEELWPMPIGDEHKDMMKGGIADLINTAPGRQAGSCTAAAFLTSFVEPEVQWAHLDIAGVADVGDKPKGYEPAGVTGFGVQLLVDFLRHHKP; encoded by the coding sequence ATGGGGGCTCAATGCACAGTGCGGGATTACCGCCTCGCGGTCACAGCTGCCGTGCGCAAAGCTAAGATGTGCAGAGCCGCGTGGGTGTCGCTACACCCACCGAAGCAGGATATCTTCACCATGACGGACCCGTACCACCcgccgcagcgactgcaGAGCCAGGAAGTGGTGGAGAAAACTGCCACCTTTGCCGTGACAGGGGCATACCAGTACGACCGCCTGAAATCGAGCATCCTTGCCGCCGCGGATGGTTCAGAGAAGCGCAGCACTCGCGCGAGACGAGTGGAATCGCAGGCTAATCCCGCCAGCACTCCACAGCCGCCAATGGAGCTTGTGGTGGCGTCGAGCAATGCCCAGGCGGTGCGCACCGGCGAGGTGATTGGACATTGCGTCAACGACGCTCGCAACCTCGGCAATCTGCGCGAGGACGAAGGCGTGCCGGAGTTCTACGTGGAGTGGGCGAAGAAGTACATAATACCAGAGGGCATCAAGGTACGCAAGGTGCTGCGCGGACAGCAGCTCGAGGAGGCAGGCTTGCACCTCATGTACAACGTCGGCCGTGGCTCCCGCTATGAGCCGTACTTGATGGTGCTGGAGTACGTCGGCAACGGCCGCTCAAGCGCGACGACGGCCCTCGTTGGCAAGGGTGTAACGTTCGACTGCGGCGGTCTGAACGTCAAGCCCTATACTTCGATGGAGACGATGCACACCGATATGATGGGGGCGGCCACTGCGCTCTCCACACTCAAGGCAATCGCGAAGCTGCAGTTGCCGATCAACGTTGTGGCTGCAGTGGGACTCGTGGAGAACGCGATCGGGCCCGACAGCTACCATCCCTCTTCCATCATTACTAGCCTCAAGGGGCTCACGGTGGAGGTGCTCAACACGGACGCTGAGGGCCGCCTGGTACTTGCCGATGTGCTGACGTACGTGCAAAAGTACGCGCcgctggagaagaagccTACCCGCATTATCGACCTTGCCACGCTCACTGGTGCCGTTGTTGTTAGTCTCGGTTCCCGCCGCGCCGGgttgttctctccctccatgACGCTGGCGAATTCACTCATGTCCACCGGCACTCGGTGCGGAGAGGAGCTGTGGCCGATGCCCATTGGTGACGAGCACAAGGACATGATGAAGGGCGGCATTGCCGACTTGATCAACACTGCTCCCGGGCGGCAGGCCGGCTCCTgtaccgccgccgcgttcCTCACCAGCTTTGTAGAGCCGGAGGTGCAGTGGGCGCACCTCGATATTGCCGGCGTGGCGGATGTCGGGGACAAGCCCAAGGGCTACGAGCCAGCTGGTGTGACCGGCTTCGGTGTGCAGCTTCTGGTTGACTTCCTGCGCCACCACAAGCCGTAA